The following are encoded in a window of Methanococcus voltae genomic DNA:
- a CDS encoding type III-B CRISPR module-associated Cmr3 family protein: MTDYLVTLKPIDSYFFGGKETFGEGKEDSLKNYLVNSEKFPQQTTVLGMIRKELLKITGKYRSNFNKYHEENIKIADTIGNFKLDLSDLKESNNTDIGHINSISPVLLYKKDEENKNKLEIYTQIPFNYQKNSNKTALPLKFEERHYLQKEEKEKIDTYHTIYNPKDYKTDILFQFLEFSENNEKFTVETKNINESKNFVKYKDIFIENTNIGINISKNNTDNEDGFYKQTSYKLKRKDKNGFKLDEEWGFFFVLSLKDNKDLEKLAEKYTNIVNMGAENSSFKLDIQKINSEIKLFGNLKFEENTITLMSDMYLTNNDYNEIRKNSLLIHAELKNFATIDLENFNHKDKLDNQYKFLTKGSVIHFKENKKLEIVKILNDEKYEILKKIGYNQYMVEGDKK, encoded by the coding sequence ATGACCGACTATCTCGTTACATTAAAACCGATTGACAGTTATTTCTTTGGGGGAAAAGAAACTTTTGGAGAGGGTAAAGAAGATTCTTTAAAAAATTACCTTGTAAATTCGGAAAAGTTCCCACAACAAACTACCGTTTTAGGAATGATAAGGAAAGAATTGTTAAAAATCACTGGAAAATATAGGTCTAATTTTAACAAGTATCATGAGGAAAATATAAAAATAGCTGATACAATTGGGAATTTTAAATTAGATTTAAGTGATTTAAAAGAATCCAATAACACAGATATTGGCCATATTAACTCAATATCGCCGGTTTTATTATATAAAAAAGATGAAGAAAATAAAAATAAATTAGAAATTTATACGCAAATACCTTTTAATTATCAAAAAAACTCAAATAAAACTGCATTGCCTTTAAAATTTGAAGAGAGACATTATTTACAGAAAGAAGAAAAAGAAAAAATTGATACATATCACACTATCTATAACCCTAAAGATTATAAAACGGATATATTATTTCAATTTTTGGAATTTAGCGAAAATAATGAAAAATTCACTGTGGAAACAAAAAATATCAATGAATCTAAAAATTTCGTAAAATATAAAGATATATTTATTGAAAATACAAATATCGGAATTAATATTTCTAAAAATAACACTGATAATGAAGATGGATTCTACAAACAAACAAGTTATAAATTAAAACGTAAAGATAAAAATGGATTTAAATTAGACGAAGAATGGGGCTTTTTCTTTGTATTATCGCTTAAAGATAATAAAGATTTGGAAAAACTAGCTGAAAAATATACAAATATTGTAAATATGGGTGCAGAAAACTCATCATTTAAATTAGACATTCAGAAAATTAATTCTGAAATTAAATTATTTGGCAATTTAAAATTTGAAGAGAATACAATAACTTTAATGTCAGATATGTATCTTACAAATAATGACTATAATGAAATTAGAAAAAATTCGTTATTAATACATGCAGAATTAAAGAATTTCGCTACAATTGATTTAGAGAATTTTAATCATAAAGATAAACTTGATAATCAGTATAAATTCTTAACAAAAGGAAGTGTCATTCATTTTAAAGAAAATAAAAAATTAGAAATTGTAAAAATACTAAATGATGAAAAATATGAAATTCTTAAAAAAATTGGATACAATCAATATATGGTAGAGGGGGATAAAAAATGA
- the cas10 gene encoding type III-B CRISPR-associated protein Cas10/Cmr2, whose translation MTETNNYLGFTIGPIVQTIASAKKTGHAWGGSYIFSYIMKQMILKLKENNFEILTPYVENEFETEKYGAGLFPDRCIVKVSNDFDKEKILSYFEKIKKEVLNDLATKIIDETYIKPLDDKESETYDISKLKEFKENLIDYFQIYGFIGEFSSKKEAMNTISNYLDSLELEPNYQSHNPCNIKNPLFKFFENKTIKNSFLSIDCFETSADKEMIKSLPEIALGNFIESNDIKIDNLNDSVNNGKYNEIYKKCAENKENFKKHYKYYAIIRADGDSVGKILKNFLRETDDNAENNNLEKYNIFSKQLFNFSKEVVNIIKEYGGLPIYIGGDDILAFVPLIHENETENEKDKFKTVFGLIENIDEKFNKEIGKTIKIDGKEIKPSLSYGLTINYYKYPLYEALNKSNDLLNYVAKKNKELLTSEADKKEYEKNAIALRILKHSGQEIQITLNKNNKSLYDLFAKLMNDIILKNNNEINENGKILQSFKIKIAEDEVLLNSLYDLHINNGNKDFEEFNTSIDNYFKNNFKKDIHKANEQQIDNIKNLLKACYYEYPYDNSKDDNTNNNTAIQTFERILRLLSFLNEGGE comes from the coding sequence ATGACAGAAACTAACAATTATTTAGGATTTACAATCGGTCCGATTGTACAGACAATAGCTTCTGCTAAAAAGACAGGTCACGCCTGGGGTGGAAGTTATATATTTTCATACATTATGAAACAGATGATACTAAAGCTAAAAGAGAATAACTTTGAAATATTGACTCCCTATGTTGAAAATGAATTCGAAACTGAAAAATACGGTGCAGGATTATTCCCCGATAGATGTATTGTAAAAGTTTCTAATGATTTTGATAAAGAAAAGATATTATCATATTTTGAAAAAATTAAAAAAGAAGTGCTAAATGATTTAGCTACTAAAATTATAGATGAGACCTACATAAAGCCATTAGATGATAAAGAAAGCGAAACATATGATATATCTAAACTAAAAGAGTTTAAAGAAAATTTAATAGATTATTTCCAAATTTACGGGTTTATTGGAGAATTTAGCTCTAAAAAAGAAGCAATGAATACAATATCAAACTATTTAGATAGTTTAGAATTAGAACCAAATTATCAAAGTCACAATCCCTGTAATATCAAAAATCCATTGTTTAAATTTTTTGAAAATAAAACTATAAAAAATAGTTTTTTATCGATAGATTGTTTTGAAACAAGTGCCGATAAAGAAATGATAAAATCACTTCCAGAAATTGCTTTAGGTAATTTTATTGAATCAAATGATATTAAAATTGATAACCTTAATGACTCAGTAAATAATGGAAAATATAATGAAATTTATAAAAAATGTGCAGAAAATAAAGAAAATTTCAAAAAGCACTATAAATATTACGCCATTATACGAGCAGATGGAGATTCTGTCGGTAAAATATTAAAAAATTTCTTAAGAGAAACTGATGATAACGCTGAAAATAACAACTTGGAGAAATATAATATATTTTCAAAACAATTGTTTAATTTTTCAAAAGAAGTAGTTAATATTATTAAAGAATATGGCGGTTTACCAATATATATTGGTGGCGACGATATTTTAGCATTTGTACCTTTAATTCACGAAAATGAAACTGAAAATGAAAAAGATAAGTTCAAAACTGTATTTGGACTTATAGAAAATATTGATGAAAAATTTAATAAAGAAATTGGAAAAACTATAAAAATAGATGGAAAAGAAATAAAGCCTTCATTATCGTATGGACTAACTATTAATTATTACAAATACCCATTATATGAAGCTTTGAACAAATCAAATGATTTACTAAATTATGTTGCTAAAAAAAATAAAGAGCTACTTACTTCAGAAGCTGATAAAAAGGAATATGAAAAAAATGCAATTGCTTTAAGAATTTTGAAACATAGCGGGCAGGAAATTCAAATTACTCTGAATAAAAATAATAAAAGTTTGTATGATTTATTTGCCAAGCTAATGAATGACATAATTCTAAAAAATAATAACGAAATTAATGAAAATGGAAAAATATTACAATCCTTTAAAATAAAAATTGCTGAAGATGAAGTTCTTTTAAATTCTTTATATGATTTACATATAAATAATGGAAATAAAGACTTTGAAGAATTTAACACCTCTATTGACAATTACTTTAAAAATAACTTTAAAAAAGATATTCATAAAGCAAATGAACAACAAATCGATAATATTAAAAATTTATTAAAAGCTTGCTACTACGAGTATCCTTACGATAATTCAAAAGATGATAATACGAATAATAATACTGCAATTCAGACTTTTGAAAGAATCCTAAGATTATTAAGCTTCTTAAATGAGGGGGGTGAATAA